A single genomic interval of Streptomyces showdoensis harbors:
- a CDS encoding Tat pathway signal sequence domain protein: protein MYEIVRRHLGKVVAGTAMAVTGTAIAVAVAVPGSAGADDAPPGRTAAQGSQAAGGSGQQGGGAGDAGPPPGPAALASAPPEGAKGIGTDPLTDDELRRAEALALTPPGAAAQKNVEGGRGPQHLATELADPLPGEQSGGPRRAEVRFYDYGRDELITRTVNLDTGKVEQSGTQRGVQPSAHPEELREALGLILASPLGKGVKEDYKDATGKELTSTGQLWFNGDLYRTYREADVPPQLAECGEHRCVRLVTKVLNGAWIDTRNLIVDLSARTVTRVG from the coding sequence GTGTACGAAATAGTGCGCCGTCACCTGGGCAAGGTGGTGGCCGGTACGGCCATGGCGGTGACGGGGACCGCCATCGCCGTGGCGGTCGCGGTGCCCGGGAGTGCCGGGGCCGACGACGCTCCGCCGGGCCGCACCGCGGCCCAGGGCTCCCAGGCGGCCGGCGGGAGCGGACAGCAGGGCGGCGGCGCCGGTGACGCCGGGCCCCCGCCCGGCCCGGCGGCCCTCGCCTCGGCCCCGCCCGAGGGGGCGAAGGGCATCGGCACCGACCCGCTCACCGACGACGAGCTGCGCCGCGCCGAGGCCCTGGCCCTCACCCCGCCCGGGGCCGCCGCGCAGAAGAACGTCGAGGGCGGCCGCGGCCCCCAGCACCTCGCCACCGAGCTGGCCGACCCGCTGCCGGGCGAACAGTCCGGGGGCCCGCGCCGCGCCGAGGTCCGCTTCTACGACTACGGGCGCGACGAGCTCATCACCCGCACCGTCAACCTCGACACCGGCAAGGTCGAGCAGTCCGGCACCCAGCGCGGGGTGCAGCCCTCCGCCCATCCCGAGGAGCTCCGCGAGGCCCTGGGGCTCATCCTCGCGAGCCCGCTCGGCAAGGGCGTCAAGGAGGACTACAAGGACGCCACCGGCAAGGAGCTCACCTCCACCGGGCAGCTCTGGTTCAACGGCGACCTCTACCGCACCTACCGCGAGGCGGACGTGCCCCCGCAGCTCGCCGAGTGCGGAGAGCACCGCTGCGTACGGCTCGTCACCAAGGTGCTCAACGGCGCCTGGATCGACACCCGCAACCTGATCGTCGACCTCAGCGCCAGGACCGTCACCCGGGTCGGCTGA
- the glgX gene encoding glycogen debranching protein GlgX has protein sequence MQVWPGQAYPLGATYDGAGTNFAVFSEAAHRIELCLVHDDGSETAVELRETDAFVRHAYLPGVMPGQRYGFRVHGPYAPERGLRCNPAKLLLDPYARAVSGSVKWGESVYGYPFGRPDARNDLDSAPDTMTSVVVNPYFDWGDDRRPRTEYHHTVIYEAHVKGLTMLHPDLPEELRGTYAGLAHPSVIGHLKELGVTALELMPVHQFVNDHRLVDAGLSNYWGYNTIGFFAPHNAYASWGDRGQQVLEFKSAVRALHQAGIEVILDVVYNHTAEGNHLGPTLSFRGLDNPSYYRLGNDPRHYTDTTGTGNSLLMRSPHVLQLIMDSLRYWVTEMHVDGFRFDLAATLARQFHEVDRLSSFFDLVQQDPVVSQVKLIAEPWDLGEGGYQVGNFPPQWAEWNGKYRDCVRDLWRGEPRTLAEFASRLTGSSDLYQDDGRRPLASVNFVTCHDGFTLRDLVSYNDKHNEANGEGNRDGESHNRSWNCGVEGDSDDIGIGELRARQTRNFLATLMLSQGVPMLSHGDEFGRTQGGNNNAYCQDNEVSWVRWPKPGGEPEATLLEFTRAMVRLRRDHPVFRRRRFFHGRPVEGTHDELTDIAWFTPEGGEMTARDWQAGNAQALTVFLNGNAISEPGPQGERISDDSFLLMFNASAQELEFEVPDSHGESWKVVVDTSHPEGMPPEAGPTVTAGERVALAPLTLTVLRRPA, from the coding sequence ATGCAGGTCTGGCCGGGACAGGCGTACCCCTTGGGCGCCACCTACGACGGCGCGGGAACGAATTTCGCGGTCTTCTCGGAGGCCGCGCACAGGATCGAGCTGTGTCTGGTCCACGACGACGGCTCGGAGACGGCGGTGGAGCTGCGCGAGACGGACGCGTTCGTGCGGCACGCCTATCTGCCGGGCGTGATGCCCGGCCAGCGGTACGGCTTCCGGGTCCACGGCCCGTACGCGCCGGAGCGCGGACTGCGCTGCAACCCGGCGAAGCTGCTGCTCGACCCGTACGCGCGTGCGGTGTCGGGCTCGGTGAAGTGGGGCGAGTCGGTGTACGGCTACCCCTTCGGGCGGCCGGACGCGCGCAACGACCTCGACTCGGCGCCGGACACGATGACCTCGGTGGTGGTCAACCCGTACTTCGACTGGGGCGACGACCGGCGGCCGCGGACCGAGTACCACCACACGGTGATCTACGAGGCCCATGTGAAGGGCCTGACCATGCTCCACCCGGACCTTCCGGAGGAGCTGCGCGGCACCTACGCGGGGCTCGCGCACCCGTCGGTCATCGGCCATCTGAAGGAACTGGGCGTCACGGCTCTGGAGTTGATGCCGGTCCACCAGTTCGTCAACGACCACCGGCTGGTGGACGCGGGCCTGTCGAACTACTGGGGCTACAACACCATCGGCTTCTTCGCCCCGCACAACGCCTACGCCTCCTGGGGCGACCGGGGCCAGCAGGTCCTGGAGTTCAAGTCGGCGGTGCGGGCGCTGCACCAGGCCGGCATCGAGGTGATCCTCGACGTGGTCTACAACCACACGGCCGAGGGCAACCACCTGGGCCCGACGCTCTCGTTCCGGGGCCTGGACAACCCCTCGTACTACCGGCTGGGGAACGATCCCCGGCACTACACGGACACCACCGGCACCGGGAACTCGCTGCTGATGCGGTCCCCGCACGTGCTCCAGCTGATCATGGACAGCCTGCGGTACTGGGTGACCGAGATGCACGTGGACGGCTTCCGCTTCGACCTGGCGGCCACCCTGGCCCGGCAGTTCCACGAGGTGGACCGGCTGTCGTCCTTCTTCGACCTGGTGCAGCAGGACCCGGTGGTCAGCCAGGTGAAGCTGATCGCCGAGCCCTGGGACCTGGGCGAGGGCGGCTACCAGGTGGGCAACTTCCCGCCGCAGTGGGCCGAGTGGAACGGCAAGTACCGGGACTGCGTGCGGGACCTGTGGCGCGGCGAGCCGCGGACGCTGGCCGAGTTCGCCTCCCGGCTGACCGGCTCCTCCGACCTCTACCAGGACGACGGGCGGCGCCCGCTGGCCTCGGTGAACTTCGTGACCTGCCACGACGGTTTCACCCTGCGCGACCTGGTCTCGTACAACGACAAGCACAACGAGGCCAACGGCGAGGGCAACCGGGACGGCGAGAGCCACAACCGCTCCTGGAACTGCGGCGTCGAGGGCGACAGCGACGACATCGGGATCGGCGAGCTGCGGGCCCGCCAGACGCGCAACTTCCTGGCCACGCTGATGCTGTCGCAGGGCGTCCCGATGCTCAGCCACGGGGACGAGTTCGGGCGCACCCAGGGCGGCAACAACAACGCCTACTGCCAGGACAACGAGGTCTCCTGGGTGCGCTGGCCGAAGCCCGGCGGCGAACCGGAGGCCACGCTGCTGGAGTTCACCCGGGCGATGGTGCGGCTGCGCCGGGACCATCCGGTGTTCCGGCGACGCCGCTTCTTCCACGGGCGGCCGGTGGAGGGCACCCACGACGAGCTCACCGACATCGCCTGGTTCACGCCCGAGGGCGGGGAGATGACCGCCCGGGACTGGCAGGCGGGCAACGCCCAGGCACTGACCGTCTTCCTCAACGGCAACGCGATCTCGGAGCCGGGCCCGCAGGGCGAGCGGATCTCCGACGATTCCTTCCTGCTGATGTTCAACGCCTCCGCGCAGGAGCTGGAGTTCGAGGTCCCGGACAGCCACGGCGAGTCCTGGAAGGTCGTGGTGGACACCTCCCACCCGGAGGGCATGCCGCCCGAGGCGGGCCCGACGGTGACGGCCGGCGAGCGGGTCGCGCTCGCCCCGCTCACGCTGACGGTGCTGCGACGGCCGGCCTGA
- a CDS encoding SAV2148 family HEPN domain-containing protein → MSSGGLELPPGDAGHEPEPADPADVPPGAVSVARPVEIGAELDWGAEAWSEVRTRAQRAGRAYIWLNLVEQRLRAVVAAVLRPVYEPVHGEEWVVAAAGPAGQEWVQRAVAVREVSRRKGYLLDPADDNVLSFLTLPQLRELMVQHWPCFEPYFDDRREVELALDELEVTRNVVSRNRALSLTVLAQSERASARLLEILGSGAGVPSADRLPVDAVEDLVGDRYADVVSVHPDRVRLQRQLPAEDLFGGARRLDATGIGLNLLVQNFSGRRMIRLAESGCRIRLLFLNPASSAVKRRERELGLKKGELSRSVEMNILHMRRVRSKLRDPGAFQIHVFDETPRFTAYLVDGDGPDGVGVVQSYLRKARGMEAPVLVLRGGGRNVVRAGHGPDRDGEHGLFATYREEFESVWLDSRPVS, encoded by the coding sequence GTGAGCTCGGGAGGTCTGGAGCTGCCCCCAGGGGACGCGGGTCACGAACCGGAGCCCGCGGATCCGGCGGACGTGCCGCCCGGCGCGGTCTCCGTCGCCCGCCCGGTGGAGATCGGTGCCGAGCTGGACTGGGGCGCGGAGGCGTGGAGCGAGGTGCGCACCCGGGCCCAGCGGGCCGGCCGCGCCTACATCTGGCTCAACCTCGTCGAGCAGCGGCTGCGGGCCGTCGTGGCGGCGGTGCTGCGGCCGGTCTACGAGCCGGTGCACGGCGAGGAGTGGGTGGTGGCCGCGGCCGGGCCGGCCGGGCAGGAGTGGGTCCAGCGGGCCGTGGCGGTCCGCGAGGTGTCGCGCCGCAAGGGCTATCTGCTGGACCCGGCCGACGACAACGTGCTCAGCTTCCTCACCCTCCCGCAGCTGCGGGAGCTGATGGTGCAGCACTGGCCCTGCTTCGAGCCGTACTTCGACGACCGGCGCGAGGTCGAACTGGCCCTGGACGAGCTGGAGGTGACGCGCAATGTCGTCTCCCGCAACCGGGCCCTTTCGCTGACCGTCCTCGCCCAGTCCGAGCGGGCCTCCGCCCGGCTCCTGGAGATCCTCGGCAGCGGGGCGGGGGTGCCCTCCGCCGACCGGCTGCCGGTCGACGCCGTCGAGGACCTGGTCGGCGACCGCTACGCCGACGTCGTCTCCGTCCACCCCGACCGGGTCAGGCTCCAGCGGCAGCTGCCCGCCGAGGACCTGTTCGGCGGGGCCCGGCGGCTCGACGCCACCGGCATAGGCCTGAACCTGCTGGTGCAGAACTTCTCCGGGCGCCGGATGATCCGGCTGGCCGAGTCCGGCTGCCGGATCAGGCTGCTCTTCCTCAACCCGGCCAGCAGCGCGGTCAAGCGGCGGGAGCGGGAACTCGGCCTCAAGAAGGGCGAGCTCAGCCGCTCGGTGGAGATGAACATCCTGCACATGCGCCGGGTCCGCTCCAAGCTGCGCGATCCCGGCGCCTTCCAGATCCACGTCTTCGACGAGACCCCGCGCTTCACCGCCTACCTGGTCGACGGGGACGGCCCGGACGGGGTGGGCGTCGTCCAGTCGTACCTGCGCAAGGCGCGCGGCATGGAGGCGCCGGTCCTGGTGCTGCGCGGCGGCGGGCGGAACGTGGTGCGCGCCGGGCACGGCCCCGACCGTGACGGAGAACACGGACTTTTCGCGACATACCGGGAGGAATTCGAGTCCGTGTGGCTCGATTCCCGGCCCGTCTCCTGA
- a CDS encoding copper amine oxidase: MSVPRLRRARRRGAVLAAGALLGTTVATTTAATPAGAAPAPPRPDCSAAYRIESKLDGGTVWRMCWRYDTDSGLVLDKVTYQPPGEPAPIRVLNSAKLAQIHVPYDDGNAEYDDLTGAGFGWGLQNLKPGECPGGTITSVKVPEVGKVNGLCTTTRARGHAYRMAADEGGKVWQAQGKDLLVYTVNKVGWYEYITEWRFSSDGTIGANVGATGSLSPVDYNATDGRGWPIGKGARDYATSHAHNVFWKLDFGLDGSSKGRIEQYDSKVTPPVRGGSPTVKTTRTPVTRELAGDAKNMRWWRVVSATGKNKDGHARSYEIVPGHTNTYAGRPFTRHDVYFTQARACEQFASNNILNCGPNAPDSVDKWVNGETLTNPAVWVNIGFHHIARDEDQQPMPVHWQGFQLAPRDVTAMNPLTPADLAGQNGAPRQRS, encoded by the coding sequence ATGTCCGTACCGCGACTTCGGCGTGCCCGCAGGCGGGGCGCCGTCCTCGCCGCCGGCGCCCTGCTCGGCACCACCGTCGCCACCACCACCGCGGCCACCCCCGCCGGGGCCGCGCCCGCGCCCCCGCGTCCCGACTGCTCCGCCGCCTACCGCATCGAGTCGAAGCTGGACGGCGGCACCGTCTGGCGGATGTGCTGGCGCTACGACACCGACTCCGGGCTCGTCCTGGACAAGGTCACCTACCAGCCGCCCGGCGAGCCCGCCCCGATCCGGGTGCTCAACAGCGCCAAGCTGGCCCAGATCCACGTCCCGTACGACGACGGCAACGCCGAGTACGACGACCTCACCGGCGCCGGCTTCGGCTGGGGCCTGCAGAACCTGAAGCCCGGCGAGTGTCCCGGCGGCACCATCACCTCGGTGAAGGTCCCCGAGGTCGGCAAGGTCAACGGCCTGTGCACCACCACCCGGGCCCGCGGCCACGCCTACCGGATGGCCGCCGACGAGGGCGGCAAGGTCTGGCAGGCCCAGGGCAAGGACCTGCTCGTCTACACGGTGAACAAGGTCGGCTGGTACGAGTACATCACCGAGTGGCGGTTCTCCTCGGACGGCACCATAGGCGCCAACGTGGGCGCCACCGGCAGCCTCTCGCCCGTCGACTACAACGCCACCGACGGCCGCGGCTGGCCCATCGGCAAGGGCGCCCGCGACTACGCCACCAGCCACGCCCACAACGTCTTCTGGAAGCTGGACTTCGGACTGGACGGCAGCTCCAAGGGCCGGATCGAGCAGTACGACTCCAAGGTCACCCCGCCGGTCCGCGGCGGCAGCCCGACCGTGAAGACCACCCGCACCCCGGTCACCAGGGAACTCGCCGGGGACGCGAAGAACATGCGCTGGTGGCGGGTGGTGAGCGCGACCGGCAAGAACAAGGACGGACACGCCCGTTCGTACGAGATCGTGCCCGGCCACACCAACACCTACGCGGGCCGCCCGTTCACCAGGCACGACGTCTACTTCACCCAGGCGCGGGCCTGCGAGCAGTTCGCCAGCAACAACATCCTCAACTGCGGCCCGAACGCGCCCGACAGCGTGGACAAGTGGGTCAACGGCGAGACGCTGACCAATCCGGCCGTCTGGGTCAACATCGGGTTCCACCACATCGCCCGGGACGAGGACCAGCAGCCGATGCCGGTCCACTGGCAGGGCTTCCAGCTCGCGCCCAGGGACGTAACCGCTATGAATCCGCTCACTCCGGCCGATCTCGCCGGGCAGAACGGGGCGCCCCGGCAGCGCAGTTGA